A window of Bacillus sp. DX3.1 genomic DNA:
TAGGATTATTACTATCATCATTCTATTTCTCCCTCTATCGTATATTGAAAGACTTCATGAAACTCCTTACCAAAAACATAGGCAATTTCAAAAGCTAAAATGAGAGACGGGTTGTATCGATTTGCTTCAATAGAAGTAATGGTTTGTTTGCTAACGCCCATGCGGTTTGCTAATTCTGTTTGCGACCAACGTTTCTCCGCTCGAATCACAATGAGATTATTTAATAAAGTGAAACTTTAATCAGTGGGGATTTTCTTCATCCCCCACCTATCTTCTTTGATTTCCTTAGAATCTTGAGGTGGGGGTCTTACTGCCCGTTAATGCGGGATAAAGTTCTCCTCTGATTCATAGCCACCTCTATTTTTGTGTTTTTTCCATATTTTCACATAACAAAAAAACAGTAGTCACAAACGTGACTACTGTTTTTTATTACTTATTAAACTGTATAACGCTCATCCTCTAACACTTTCGCTGCAATTTCACGCTTCTTCGGAATTACGTTAAGCGGTGTATGACGTGTAAATTTACGAAGTGCTGATAACATCATGCGCAGCATATCACCATTTTCCACAGCGATAATTGTTTCTTTCGCATGTGCTTCAATTTCGTTGAACGCTTCTTGACAGAATACTTCTGTGTATAGAACCTTTTGCTTATTCTTTTCAAGGCCTGTTGCTTTGATTGCTTTTTCTGTACGAAGAACCGCAGATTCCATTGCATATAAGTTGCTCACGATATCAGCAATGTTGACAAGAACTTCTTGTTCTTTATCTAAACCTTTACCGTATTTTTGAACCGCTAATCCAGCTACCATTAAGCCGATTTTCTTCGCGTTATTTACTAAATATTTTTGAAGTGCTAATGGCTCATCGCCCACTTCTTCTGGCATCATCATCATTAATTCTTCTTGTAATTTTTGTGCTTTTTGAAGAAGTGGTAATTCACCTTTCATTGCTTTACGTAAGAATGTGCCTGGTACGATTAAACGGTTAATTTCATTCGTACCTTCAAAAATACGGTTAATACGAGAATCGCGGTACATTCTTTCAATCTCGTATTCTGCCATAAATCCGTAACCACCATGAATTTGCACACCCTCATCCACAACATAGTCTAACACTTCAGAACCAAATACTTTATTTAAAGAGCACTCAATTGCATATTCAGCAATGGAAGCAGCTACAGCTTTGCCGTCTTTGATTTGCTCTTCTGTTAATGTACTCATATGGCTTTCAAATAAACCAACTGTACGATATACAGAGCTTTCTGCCGCATAAATTTTCGCTGCCATATTCGCTAATTTTTCTTGAATTAATGGGAAGCGAGCGATTGGTTGCTTAAATTGTTGACGTTGATTTGCGTACTGTGCCGAAATTTCTAATGCACGTTTTGAAGAACCAACTGTTCCAACACCTAATTTATAACGGCCGATATTTAAAATGTTAAAGGCAATAACATGGCCTTTGCCAATTTCACCAAGTACATTTTCTTTTGGAATTAATGCATCTTCTAAGATTAACGTACGAGTAGAAGAACATTTAATACCCATTTTCTTTTCTTCAGGGCTTGTAGATACGCCTGGGTATTCTTTCTCGACAATAAACGCTGTGAAGTGCTCCCCATCAACTTT
This region includes:
- a CDS encoding acyl-CoA dehydrogenase family protein codes for the protein MEKTVGSAVKGGSFLVDDITIDQVFTPEDFSAEHKMIAKTTEDFIVNEVLPELEYLEKHEFDRSVRLLKEAGELGLLGADVPEEYGGIGLDKVSSALIAEKFSRAGGFAITHGAHVGIGSLPIVLFGNEEQKKQYLPLLATGEKLAAYALTEPGSGSDALGARTTARLNAEGTHYVLNGEKQWITNSAFADVFIVYAKVDGEHFTAFIVEKEYPGVSTSPEEKKMGIKCSSTRTLILEDALIPKENVLGEIGKGHVIAFNILNIGRYKLGVGTVGSSKRALEISAQYANQRQQFKQPIARFPLIQEKLANMAAKIYAAESSVYRTVGLFESHMSTLTEEQIKDGKAVAASIAEYAIECSLNKVFGSEVLDYVVDEGVQIHGGYGFMAEYEIERMYRDSRINRIFEGTNEINRLIVPGTFLRKAMKGELPLLQKAQKLQEELMMMMPEEVGDEPLALQKYLVNNAKKIGLMVAGLAVQKYGKGLDKEQEVLVNIADIVSNLYAMESAVLRTEKAIKATGLEKNKQKVLYTEVFCQEAFNEIEAHAKETIIAVENGDMLRMMLSALRKFTRHTPLNVIPKKREIAAKVLEDERYTV
- a CDS encoding helix-turn-helix transcriptional regulator, whose amino-acid sequence is MVIRAEKRWSQTELANRMGVSKQTITSIEANRYNPSLILAFEIAYVFGKEFHEVFQYTIEGEIE